Proteins found in one Cricetulus griseus strain 17A/GY chromosome X, alternate assembly CriGri-PICRH-1.0, whole genome shotgun sequence genomic segment:
- the LOC100766779 gene encoding E3 ubiquitin-protein ligase RING2-like isoform X2, whose translation MEESVNNAKSLAQPNLRGTESQAASESTMSQAIQSCEVYLVNETSEESIQELPGTSQGIPSNVFVASSGPSWNNFMCPICLDTLKNTRITRDCFHRFCKDCIITALRRGNKECPVCRRKLISKRSLDSDPQLDALIKKMYPSSKEKEAPEEKALGKKKNKTQQEPSVIIETRREIDSIHSVHQGEKKQIETSTGWEDNPGSSPCNIASTHSSESDKASPVNKRAKSSGPEDDSNYVIVTTDPVTDTANEYESSLHATVRGIENPAQTGGKKSSGKLKKRRI comes from the exons ATGGAGGAATCAGTGAACAATGCCAAATCTCTAGCCCAGCCCAATTTAAGAGGAACAGAGTCTCAAGCTGCATCAGAATCCACAATGTCACAGGCCATTCAGTCTTGTGAAGTATACCTAGTAAATGAAACATCAGAAGAGAGTATACAAGAATTACCTGGAACATCTCAGGGGATACCATCAAATGTCTTTGTGGCTTCAAGTGGTCCTTCCTGGAATAACTTCATGTGTCCAATTTGCTTGGATACATTGAAGAACACCAGGATCACCAGAGACTGTTTCCATCGGTTTTGTAAAGATTGTATCATCACAGCCCTTAGACGTGGCAACAAAGAATGTCCTGTGTGTAGAAGAAAACTAATTTCAAAAAGGTCATTAGATTCAGACCCTCAGCTTGATGCACTCATCAAGAAAATGTATCCAAGTTCTAAGGAAAAGGAGGCTCCTGAAGAGAAAGCATTGGGCAAGAAGAAGAACAAAACTCAACAAGAACCCAGTGTCATCATTGAAACGAGAAGGGAAATAGATTCCATACATAGTGTCCAccaaggagagaagaaacaaattGAAACTAGTACTGGATGGGAAGATAATCCTGGCAGTTCACCCTGCAATATTGCATCAACACACAGCAGTGAAAGTGACAAAGCAAGTCCCGTTAACAAGCGGGCCAAATCATCTGGCCCGGAAGATGATAGTAATTACGTAATAGTGACCACTGATCCTGTGACTGACACGGCTAATGAATATGAATCCAGTCTTCATGCTACAGTTAGAGGAATAGAAAATCCTGCACAGACTGGGGGAAAAAAGTCTTCAG gaaaactgAAGAAACGAAGAATTTAA